The following are encoded in a window of Arthrobacter woluwensis genomic DNA:
- a CDS encoding CCA tRNA nucleotidyltransferase gives MSEFQGGTADSVGFHLDPVILELGQLFADAGHDLSLVGGPVRDLFLGRDALDLDFTTDATPDRTLALIKPWADTHWEIGKAFGTIGLRKAGFQIEITTYRAESYDPESRKPVVAFGTSLEDDLFRRDFTINAMALRLPGRQLVDPFGGLKDLRAGILATPGTAEASFSDDPLRMMRAARFASQLDVGVSDDVRAAMTDMADRISIISAERVRDELVKLINGARPRVGIDLLVETGLADRVLPEVSALRLEADEHHRHKDVYQHSLQVLEQAADLETDNDGAVPGPDFVLRFAALMHDIGKPATRRFEEGGAVSFRHHDVVGAKLVSKRMKALRFDNDTIKAVARLVELHMRFYGYGDAGWTDSAVRRYITDAGPHLERLHRLTRSDVTTRNRRKAERLAFAYDDLEQRIAELREREALDAVRPDLDGQQIMQLLDLRPGPVVGRAYKHLLELRMEHGPLDPERAEEELRAWWAQQPESQASPEGAATERTAADQPAGDRAESDPPAVDHPTQQAAVDGRQN, from the coding sequence GTGAGTGAATTTCAGGGTGGCACGGCCGACTCGGTCGGTTTCCACCTGGACCCCGTGATTCTGGAACTGGGCCAGCTCTTTGCGGATGCAGGACATGACCTTTCCCTGGTCGGCGGACCGGTACGCGATCTGTTCCTGGGCCGGGACGCCCTGGACCTCGATTTCACCACCGACGCGACCCCGGACCGGACCCTGGCGCTCATCAAGCCGTGGGCGGACACGCATTGGGAGATCGGCAAGGCCTTCGGCACCATCGGCCTGCGCAAGGCCGGCTTCCAGATCGAGATCACCACGTACCGGGCCGAGTCGTACGACCCGGAGTCGCGGAAGCCTGTCGTCGCGTTCGGGACCTCGCTGGAAGACGATCTCTTCCGGCGTGATTTCACCATCAACGCGATGGCCCTCCGCTTGCCCGGCCGCCAGCTCGTGGATCCTTTCGGCGGGCTGAAGGATCTGCGCGCCGGCATTCTCGCCACCCCGGGCACGGCCGAGGCCTCGTTCTCCGATGATCCGCTGCGCATGATGCGCGCCGCGCGGTTCGCCTCGCAGCTGGACGTGGGCGTCAGCGACGACGTCAGGGCCGCCATGACGGACATGGCGGACCGGATCTCGATCATCTCCGCCGAACGGGTCCGGGACGAGCTGGTGAAGCTCATCAACGGCGCCCGGCCGCGGGTGGGCATCGACCTCCTGGTGGAGACCGGTCTGGCGGACCGGGTGCTGCCCGAGGTGTCCGCGCTCCGTCTCGAAGCCGACGAGCACCACCGCCACAAGGACGTCTACCAGCACTCGCTGCAGGTGCTGGAGCAGGCGGCGGACCTCGAAACGGACAACGACGGCGCGGTGCCGGGTCCGGACTTCGTGCTGCGGTTCGCGGCGCTCATGCATGACATCGGCAAGCCGGCCACGCGCCGCTTCGAAGAGGGCGGCGCGGTGAGTTTCCGTCACCACGACGTGGTGGGCGCCAAGCTCGTGTCCAAGCGCATGAAGGCGCTCCGCTTCGACAACGACACCATCAAGGCCGTGGCCCGCCTGGTGGAGCTGCACATGCGCTTCTACGGCTACGGCGACGCCGGCTGGACCGATTCCGCGGTCCGCCGGTACATCACCGATGCCGGCCCGCACCTGGAACGACTGCACCGCCTGACCCGCTCGGATGTGACCACCCGGAACCGCAGGAAGGCTGAGCGCCTGGCGTTCGCCTACGACGATCTCGAGCAGCGCATCGCCGAGCTGCGGGAACGCGAAGCGCTCGACGCGGTCCGTCCGGATCTTGACGGCCAGCAGATCATGCAGCTCCTGGATCTCCGCCCCGGCCCCGTGGTGGGCCGCGCCTACAAGCACCTCCTCGAGCTGAGGATGGAGCACGGCCCTCTCGATCCCGAGCGGGCCGAGGAGGAGCTGCGCGCCTGGTGGGCGCAGCAGCCCGAATCCCAGGCGTCACCGGAGGGCGCCGCCACGGAGCGGACGGCGGCTGATCAGCCGGCCGGCGATCGCGCTGAATCCGACCCCCCAGCCGTTGATCACCCCACGCAGCAGGCCGCCGTCGACGGCCGTCAGAACTGA
- the trxB gene encoding thioredoxin-disulfide reductase produces the protein MSTQETTAPEVHDVIIIGSGPAGYTAAIYTARAKLNPIVFAGSVTAGGELMNTTEVENFPGFPEGIQGPDLMDNLEQQASRFGAQVEYEDVVSVDLEGDLKSVTLGNGETHRARTVIVSTGSAYRELGLENEKRLSGHGVSWCATCDGFFFKDQNIAVIGGGDSAMEEALFLTKFASKVTVVHRRKELRASKIMADRALTHEKIDFVWDSEVVDVLGEDKVTGIRLRNLVTDVEEELPVTGLFVAIGNDPRTDLFKGILDLTADGTIAVDGRTSKTSLPGVFAAGDVIDPKYRQAITAAASGCVAAIDVEHYLQNH, from the coding sequence GTGAGCACGCAAGAAACCACGGCCCCTGAGGTCCACGACGTCATCATCATCGGGTCCGGTCCCGCCGGGTACACCGCTGCCATCTACACGGCGCGCGCCAAGCTCAACCCGATCGTGTTCGCCGGCTCGGTGACCGCCGGAGGCGAGCTGATGAACACCACCGAGGTGGAGAACTTCCCGGGCTTCCCGGAGGGCATTCAGGGCCCCGACCTCATGGACAACCTGGAGCAGCAGGCCAGCCGCTTCGGTGCTCAGGTGGAGTATGAGGATGTCGTCTCCGTGGATCTCGAGGGTGATCTGAAGTCCGTGACGCTCGGCAATGGCGAAACGCACCGTGCCCGCACCGTGATCGTGTCCACCGGATCCGCCTACCGCGAGCTCGGCCTCGAGAACGAGAAGCGTCTCTCCGGACACGGCGTCAGCTGGTGCGCAACCTGTGACGGTTTCTTCTTCAAGGATCAGAACATCGCCGTCATCGGCGGTGGCGACTCTGCGATGGAGGAGGCCCTGTTCCTGACCAAGTTCGCTTCCAAGGTCACGGTGGTGCACCGCCGGAAGGAACTCCGCGCTTCGAAGATCATGGCCGACCGCGCTCTGACCCACGAGAAGATCGACTTCGTGTGGGACAGCGAAGTCGTCGACGTCCTCGGCGAGGACAAGGTGACCGGCATCCGGCTCCGCAATCTCGTGACCGACGTCGAGGAGGAGCTTCCGGTCACCGGTCTCTTCGTCGCCATCGGTAACGACCCGCGCACCGACCTCTTCAAGGGAATCCTTGATCTGACCGCTGACGGGACCATCGCCGTGGACGGCCGCACGTCGAAGACCAGCCTTCCGGGCGTCTTCGCCGCCGGCGACGTGATCGACCCGAAGTACCGCCAGGCGATCACCGCCGCGGCTTCCGGTTGTGTCGCCGCCATCGACGTCGAGCACTATCTCCAGAACCACTGA
- a CDS encoding histidine phosphatase family protein, which produces MNASPNTDLPQLWLLRHGETEWSKSGQYTGLTDLPLTEEGERQALRAGGVLKGVEFREVFTSPLQRARRTAELAGFPDAQLEPDAVEWNYGDYEGVNSADVRAKNPGYLIWTDGVPNGETIDEVAERADRIVERVRSGGAGDVLLVAHGHFCRILAARWLELDPVEGRHFLLGTARVCTLGWDKKTPAVVSWGL; this is translated from the coding sequence ATGAACGCCTCCCCGAACACGGATCTCCCCCAGCTGTGGCTCCTGCGCCACGGAGAGACCGAATGGTCCAAGAGCGGCCAGTACACCGGTCTGACCGACCTGCCGCTCACCGAGGAGGGTGAACGGCAGGCGCTCCGCGCCGGTGGAGTGCTGAAGGGCGTGGAGTTCCGTGAGGTGTTCACCTCTCCTCTGCAGCGGGCTCGTCGCACGGCCGAGCTGGCCGGATTCCCGGACGCTCAGCTCGAGCCGGACGCGGTGGAGTGGAACTACGGGGACTATGAGGGCGTCAACTCCGCGGACGTGCGCGCCAAGAACCCCGGCTACCTGATCTGGACCGACGGCGTGCCGAACGGCGAGACGATCGACGAGGTGGCGGAGCGTGCCGACCGGATCGTCGAGCGTGTCCGCTCCGGTGGCGCCGGCGACGTGCTCTTGGTCGCCCACGGCCACTTCTGCCGCATCCTGGCCGCTCGCTGGCTGGAACTCGATCCCGTCGAAGGACGGCACTTCCTGCTGGGCACGGCGCGCGTGTGCACGCTCGGCTGGGACAAGAAGACGCCGGCCGTGGTGTCCTGGGGTCTCTGA
- a CDS encoding glycosyltransferase family 87 protein, giving the protein MAGHGAPRTRMRLVVPSRTDSLLSRFTELVGGPLGRRTAPGVVSPGFFTVDRVLVLLTVVSALLAVGIKSVCRVQGWGGAGAYYGTCYSDFPTLLGGPAFAGGSLPVFIQDVRFEYPVLLGVVAAVTALAIPASGDGAQRALGYFDLNSLLVVGLWIGTVLVIARLARRRKWDAAMVALAPGMITSGFINWDVWAVFALALALLCFARERPVWAGVWIGVGASFKFYPLLLLLAVLILAVRSGTMRAFGRTALGTGAALLAVNLPFALLNPGAFRYFFDFAFSRGAGFSSLWESWNLVAARLGQPALSAAQVNVAAVVSFAVVALAITVLALSVPQRPRLAQILFLLVAAFVLCNKVYSPQFVVWLIPLAMLARPVWRDFLIWQAAEVVHWAAIWMYLGAGASGSGPQHNIDVPYYVCAVLLHMAATFYLMVRVVWDMVNPDDDVVRAGGVDDPQGGVFDLRPDRLRLEPRRLRASLRRTPRAPAAPPHTPHS; this is encoded by the coding sequence ATGGCAGGACATGGCGCTCCCAGGACCCGGATGCGGCTGGTGGTCCCCTCCCGGACGGACTCGCTGCTGAGCCGCTTCACAGAACTGGTGGGCGGCCCTCTCGGACGGAGGACGGCGCCGGGGGTGGTCTCCCCCGGCTTCTTCACCGTCGACCGCGTCCTCGTGCTGCTCACGGTCGTGTCCGCGCTTCTCGCAGTGGGCATCAAGTCCGTCTGCCGCGTCCAGGGCTGGGGCGGCGCCGGGGCCTACTACGGCACCTGCTATTCGGACTTCCCCACGCTCCTCGGCGGTCCGGCCTTCGCCGGCGGGTCCCTCCCGGTCTTCATCCAGGATGTCCGCTTCGAGTACCCGGTGCTGCTCGGCGTCGTCGCGGCCGTGACGGCTCTGGCCATCCCGGCGAGCGGGGACGGCGCGCAGCGCGCGCTCGGCTACTTCGACCTGAACTCCCTGCTGGTGGTGGGCCTCTGGATCGGCACGGTGCTGGTCATCGCCCGTCTGGCACGCCGGAGGAAGTGGGACGCCGCGATGGTCGCCCTGGCGCCCGGGATGATCACGTCGGGCTTCATCAACTGGGACGTGTGGGCGGTCTTCGCGCTCGCTCTCGCCCTGCTCTGCTTCGCCCGGGAACGCCCCGTCTGGGCAGGGGTCTGGATCGGTGTGGGCGCGTCCTTCAAGTTCTATCCGCTGCTCCTGCTGCTCGCGGTGCTGATCCTCGCCGTCCGGAGCGGGACGATGCGCGCTTTCGGACGGACGGCGCTGGGCACGGGCGCGGCACTGCTCGCGGTCAATCTGCCCTTCGCCCTGCTCAACCCCGGGGCCTTCCGGTACTTCTTCGACTTCGCGTTCTCCCGCGGGGCCGGTTTCTCCTCCCTCTGGGAGTCCTGGAACCTCGTGGCCGCCCGGCTGGGGCAGCCCGCCCTGAGCGCCGCTCAGGTGAACGTGGCTGCGGTGGTGTCGTTCGCCGTCGTCGCACTGGCGATCACCGTTCTGGCGCTCTCGGTCCCGCAGCGTCCACGGCTGGCGCAGATCCTGTTCCTGCTGGTGGCCGCGTTCGTCCTGTGCAACAAGGTCTATTCGCCGCAGTTCGTGGTCTGGCTCATCCCGCTGGCCATGCTCGCCCGCCCCGTGTGGCGGGACTTCCTGATCTGGCAGGCGGCCGAGGTGGTGCACTGGGCCGCCATCTGGATGTACCTCGGCGCCGGCGCCAGTGGAAGCGGGCCGCAGCACAACATCGACGTCCCGTACTATGTCTGTGCCGTGCTTCTGCACATGGCCGCCACCTTCTATCTGATGGTCCGGGTCGTGTGGGACATGGTGAATCCGGACGACGACGTCGTGCGCGCCGGCGGCGTCGACGACCCCCAGGGCGGCGTCTTCGACCTCCGTCCGGACCGGCTGAGGCTCGAGCCTCGCCGTCTTCGCGCGTCACTCCGCAGGACCCCACGCGCACCCGCAGCACCACCGCACACTCCGCACTCGTGA
- the murJ gene encoding murein biosynthesis integral membrane protein MurJ produces the protein MSHAKKADAALNSPTSAASRASDSRASALMAAGTLISRILGFVKSWLLIVALGLGSSVTDTFINANNLPNMVFVLVAGGVFNAVLVPQILKASRAPDSGADYISRLMTLAVIVMFTLTALVTLCAPLLIQVTTSGYGPPQMSLAVTFAVYCLPQIFFYGLYAMLTQVLNAHGSFAPAMWAPIVNNLVAIAGLGLFVAIFGASAANPHTLDNWGTGQTILVAGFSTLGVLVQTALLFIPLRRLNLGLRPRFGWRGVGLGAAAKVGSWALLTTVVSQLAFLYVMKIATIPGAVRADAPAGSPPIAGNAVLEIASQLYFLPHSIISVSLATVLFNRMAKASLDNDVRGLRAALSNGLRTSAVAIVFSAIALLVLAAPIGMFFSAGKPQDGALLAITLSILALTSPCLSINFMMTRVFYSREDARTPFYVQLALAVLNLAGAFAIQFLPAGMIIYAIAGLYSVGNILSVVISAFFLRRVLGHLDGPRIINSYIRMGYAGIGSAIAGGVVLWLFGAYRADGFLWHNQAAALLSICVAAPVMLGVYVVLLRVFHVEELRDLLRPLLARFIRPAGAEGTTTPAAAPSSAPSARAEQAHRESREEPATGALPAVSMDTGLLPRISGGFDSEGFRAAPSAEDVGEGLSQPARGAHPSTPHYGEEEPAVRAEGRRSLLAVFRDWLWAPPAQQAQLGRHTYQGRSGENPHFPSDLR, from the coding sequence ATGTCTCACGCGAAGAAGGCCGATGCGGCCCTGAACTCCCCGACCTCCGCAGCCTCCCGCGCCAGCGATTCACGCGCCAGCGCCTTGATGGCGGCGGGCACCCTGATCTCGAGGATCCTCGGCTTCGTGAAGTCGTGGCTGCTGATCGTGGCACTCGGCCTGGGCTCCTCGGTCACGGACACCTTCATCAACGCCAACAACCTGCCGAACATGGTGTTCGTGCTGGTGGCGGGCGGCGTCTTCAACGCCGTGCTGGTGCCCCAGATCCTCAAGGCGAGCCGCGCACCGGACAGCGGGGCGGACTACATCAGCCGCCTCATGACCCTGGCCGTGATCGTCATGTTCACCCTGACGGCGCTGGTCACGCTGTGCGCGCCCTTGCTGATCCAGGTGACCACCTCGGGTTACGGTCCGCCACAGATGAGCCTGGCCGTCACGTTCGCCGTGTACTGCCTGCCTCAGATCTTCTTCTACGGGCTGTACGCGATGCTCACGCAGGTCCTCAACGCCCACGGCTCCTTCGCACCGGCCATGTGGGCCCCGATCGTCAACAACCTGGTGGCGATCGCCGGTCTCGGCCTCTTCGTGGCCATCTTCGGCGCCAGCGCCGCCAACCCGCACACGCTGGACAACTGGGGCACGGGGCAGACCATCCTGGTGGCAGGCTTCTCCACGCTCGGCGTCCTGGTGCAGACCGCCCTGCTGTTCATCCCGCTCCGCCGCCTCAATCTGGGTCTGCGGCCCCGTTTCGGCTGGCGCGGCGTCGGCCTCGGCGCGGCGGCCAAGGTGGGCTCGTGGGCCCTGCTGACCACGGTGGTCAGCCAGCTCGCGTTCCTGTACGTCATGAAGATCGCCACGATCCCCGGTGCCGTGCGGGCCGACGCCCCGGCGGGCTCGCCGCCCATCGCCGGTAACGCGGTGCTCGAGATCGCCAGCCAGCTCTACTTCCTGCCGCACTCGATCATCTCGGTGTCCCTCGCCACGGTCCTCTTCAACCGCATGGCCAAGGCCTCCTTGGACAACGACGTGCGCGGCCTCCGCGCGGCGCTCTCCAACGGCCTGCGCACAAGTGCCGTGGCGATCGTGTTCAGCGCCATCGCCCTCCTGGTGCTGGCAGCGCCGATCGGCATGTTCTTCTCGGCCGGCAAACCGCAGGACGGCGCGCTGCTGGCGATCACACTCTCCATCCTGGCGCTGACCAGCCCCTGCCTGAGCATCAACTTCATGATGACCAGGGTGTTCTACTCCCGCGAGGATGCTCGGACCCCGTTCTACGTGCAGCTGGCACTGGCCGTGCTGAACCTGGCCGGCGCCTTCGCCATCCAGTTCCTGCCGGCCGGGATGATCATCTACGCCATCGCCGGCCTCTACTCCGTGGGCAACATCCTTTCCGTCGTGATCAGCGCGTTCTTCCTGCGGCGGGTCCTGGGCCATCTGGACGGCCCCCGCATCATCAACTCCTACATCCGCATGGGCTACGCGGGCATCGGCTCCGCCATCGCCGGCGGGGTGGTCCTGTGGCTGTTCGGCGCCTACCGCGCCGACGGCTTCCTCTGGCACAACCAGGCGGCCGCGCTGCTGTCCATCTGTGTGGCCGCACCGGTCATGCTCGGCGTCTACGTCGTGCTCCTGCGGGTCTTCCACGTCGAAGAGCTCCGCGACCTGCTCCGCCCGCTGCTGGCCCGCTTCATCCGCCCCGCCGGCGCCGAGGGCACGACGACGCCGGCCGCCGCGCCGTCGTCGGCCCCCTCCGCGCGGGCCGAGCAGGCTCACCGCGAGTCCCGCGAAGAGCCCGCCACCGGCGCGCTCCCGGCCGTCTCGATGGACACCGGCCTGCTCCCGAGGATCTCCGGCGGATTCGATTCCGAGGGCTTCCGCGCGGCGCCGAGTGCCGAGGACGTGGGGGAGGGCCTCTCTCAGCCCGCACGCGGCGCACATCCCTCCACCCCGCACTACGGCGAGGAGGAGCCGGCGGTGCGAGCCGAGGGACGGAGGAGCCTGCTGGCGGTGTTCCGTGACTGGCTCTGGGCGCCTCCTGCACAGCAGGCGCAGCTCGGTCGTCACACATACCAGGGCCGGTCCGGGGAGAATCCCCACTTCCCATCTGACCTCCGATAG
- a CDS encoding NUDIX hydrolase: MPSAIGAHIAPANQNFTTPLPTVEEVSAGGVVVDTTSPQLPVAIIARINRGGRLEWCLPKGHPEGSESNEAAAVREIAEETGIEGSILTPLGSIDYWFTVTSHRVHKTVHHYLLEATGGELTIENDPDHEAVDVAWVPLADLARRLSFPNERRIADLARELLPGHLPS, encoded by the coding sequence CTGCCCTCGGCGATCGGTGCCCACATTGCGCCAGCAAACCAGAACTTCACCACTCCTCTACCCACCGTCGAAGAGGTCTCGGCCGGCGGCGTCGTCGTGGACACCACCTCGCCCCAGCTGCCCGTGGCCATCATCGCCCGCATCAACCGCGGAGGCCGCCTGGAGTGGTGCCTGCCGAAGGGCCATCCCGAAGGCTCCGAGAGCAATGAGGCCGCCGCGGTCCGGGAGATCGCCGAGGAGACGGGGATCGAGGGGAGCATCCTCACGCCCCTGGGCAGCATCGACTACTGGTTCACCGTGACCAGCCACCGCGTCCACAAGACGGTGCACCACTATCTCCTCGAAGCCACCGGCGGCGAGCTCACCATCGAGAACGACCCGGACCACGAGGCGGTCGACGTCGCGTGGGTGCCTCTGGCCGATCTGGCGCGCCGCCTCTCCTTCCCCAATGAGCGGCGGATCGCCGACCTCGCGCGGGAACTCCTGCCGGGCCACCTGCCCTCCTGA
- a CDS encoding ParB/RepB/Spo0J family partition protein, translating into MSEKRRGLGRGLGALIPNAADAGSAAPTTRPVDLFFPAPQRTREEDGAKKAVETSPASQKVAAPTEKPQKAAQRPTKVADSSEAVEDSGKAAAAKESAVKRAPARSAKDPEAKAAPASEKPTRTRRPKASEASTPDTAASAAAPVTDDAGAQDGLVPVPGAQFAEIPVGDISPNPRQPRQEFDEQDMAELVHSVREIGVLQPIVVRRKPEGTGFELVMGERRWRATQEAGLETVPAIIRETTDDDLLRDALLENLHRSQLNPIEEAAAYQQLLEDFGATHEELADRIGRSRPQVSNTIRLLKLPPLVQRRVAAGVLSAGHARALLGLPDAPAMERLAQRIVAEGLSVRATEEAVVLFQDPGDPKKPAAPRNTARHERLDYLATSLADRLDTNVKITLGARKGRVSIEFASVDDLNRIMDVINPS; encoded by the coding sequence ATGAGTGAAAAGCGACGTGGCCTGGGCCGTGGTCTGGGTGCCCTGATCCCCAATGCTGCCGATGCGGGCAGTGCAGCGCCCACCACCCGACCGGTGGATCTGTTCTTCCCCGCTCCCCAGCGGACCCGCGAAGAGGATGGTGCGAAGAAGGCTGTGGAAACCAGCCCGGCGTCGCAGAAGGTGGCTGCTCCCACTGAGAAGCCGCAGAAGGCCGCTCAGCGGCCCACCAAGGTGGCCGACAGTTCCGAGGCCGTCGAGGACTCCGGGAAGGCCGCGGCCGCCAAGGAGAGCGCCGTGAAGAGGGCACCCGCCCGCTCGGCGAAGGATCCAGAGGCAAAGGCTGCTCCTGCGTCCGAGAAGCCGACGCGCACGCGTCGTCCGAAGGCTTCGGAAGCGTCCACCCCTGACACCGCAGCGTCGGCCGCCGCCCCTGTCACAGACGACGCCGGCGCGCAGGACGGGCTGGTTCCGGTGCCCGGTGCTCAGTTCGCTGAGATCCCGGTGGGCGACATCTCCCCCAACCCTCGTCAGCCCCGCCAGGAGTTCGACGAGCAGGACATGGCGGAACTCGTTCATTCCGTGCGCGAGATCGGTGTTCTGCAGCCGATCGTGGTCCGCCGGAAGCCCGAGGGAACCGGTTTCGAGCTGGTCATGGGCGAGCGGCGTTGGCGTGCGACGCAGGAAGCCGGCCTGGAGACCGTCCCCGCGATCATCCGTGAGACCACCGATGACGACCTCCTGCGTGACGCTCTGCTGGAGAACCTCCACCGCAGCCAGCTGAATCCCATCGAAGAAGCGGCCGCGTACCAGCAGCTTCTGGAGGACTTCGGCGCCACCCACGAAGAGCTCGCCGACCGGATCGGCCGGTCGCGTCCTCAGGTGTCGAACACCATTCGCCTGTTGAAGCTTCCTCCCCTGGTCCAGCGACGCGTGGCCGCCGGAGTGCTGTCAGCAGGGCACGCGCGTGCGCTGCTGGGTCTGCCGGACGCTCCGGCCATGGAACGCCTGGCACAGCGCATCGTCGCCGAGGGTCTCTCGGTGCGAGCGACGGAAGAGGCCGTGGTGCTGTTCCAGGATCCCGGAGATCCCAAGAAGCCCGCGGCCCCGCGGAATACCGCACGGCACGAGCGGCTGGATTACCTGGCCACTTCGCTCGCGGATCGCCTTGATACGAACGTCAAGATCACTCTTGGCGCCCGAAAGGGACGTGTCAGCATTGAGTTTGCCAGCGTCGATGATCTCAATCGAATCATGGATGTCATCAACCCGTCCTAG
- the trxA gene encoding thioredoxin has product MSNAKDVTDASFENDVLQAEKPVIVDFWAEWCGPCRRLSPILDQIAEENSDKVEVVKVNVDDNPAVASKYGITSIPAVYLFQGGEVKNTVTGAYPKQYFEKEFADVLG; this is encoded by the coding sequence ATGAGCAACGCCAAGGACGTTACCGACGCAAGCTTTGAGAACGACGTTCTCCAGGCTGAAAAGCCCGTGATCGTTGATTTCTGGGCGGAATGGTGCGGTCCCTGCCGCCGGCTGAGCCCGATCCTGGACCAGATCGCAGAGGAGAACTCTGACAAGGTCGAGGTCGTGAAGGTGAACGTCGACGACAACCCCGCCGTCGCTTCCAAGTACGGAATCACTTCCATCCCCGCCGTGTACCTGTTCCAGGGTGGCGAGGTGAAGAACACTGTGACCGGTGCTTACCCGAAGCAGTACTTCGAGAAGGAATTCGCCGACGTTCTCGGCTGA
- a CDS encoding ParA family protein, with protein sequence MDSIDESSPIARQLASETRRREKLAGRVLPKPKATRVFTVSNQKGGVGKTTTTVNIAAALASAGLNVLVIDIDPQGNASTALGIEHHAEVDSIYDVLINDLPLADVVADCPDIDRLQCAPATIHLAGAEIELVSLVAREQRLRRAIDVYAKHREQQGLERLDFIFIDCPPSLGLLTVNAFCAAQEVLIPIQCEYYALEGLSQLLKNIEMIQKHLNGDLRVSTILLTMYDGRTNLAAQVAAEVREHFPQEVLSAVIPRSVRISEAPSYQQTVLTYDPNSSGALSYLEAAAEIAERS encoded by the coding sequence ATCGATTCGATTGACGAGTCAAGCCCCATCGCGCGGCAACTGGCGAGTGAGACGCGACGGCGGGAGAAGCTTGCGGGCCGCGTACTGCCCAAGCCGAAAGCCACTCGCGTCTTCACGGTGTCGAACCAGAAGGGCGGCGTCGGCAAGACGACGACGACGGTGAACATCGCGGCCGCTCTGGCGTCCGCGGGACTGAATGTCCTCGTCATCGACATCGATCCTCAGGGCAACGCGTCGACGGCTCTCGGCATCGAACACCATGCTGAGGTCGACTCCATCTACGACGTCCTCATCAACGACCTCCCCCTCGCCGACGTCGTGGCCGATTGCCCGGACATCGATCGTCTGCAGTGTGCGCCGGCCACGATTCACCTCGCAGGCGCGGAGATCGAGCTCGTCTCTCTCGTCGCCCGTGAGCAGCGGCTTCGCCGCGCGATCGACGTGTATGCCAAGCACCGTGAGCAGCAGGGTCTGGAGCGGCTCGATTTCATCTTCATCGACTGCCCGCCCAGCCTGGGGCTCCTGACCGTCAACGCTTTCTGCGCTGCGCAGGAGGTCCTCATTCCGATCCAGTGCGAGTACTACGCTCTGGAGGGTCTGAGCCAGCTGTTGAAGAACATCGAGATGATCCAGAAGCACCTCAACGGTGATCTGCGGGTCTCGACGATTCTGCTGACGATGTATGACGGACGGACCAACCTCGCGGCCCAGGTAGCAGCCGAAGTCCGGGAGCACTTCCCCCAGGAGGTCCTCTCAGCTGTCATTCCTCGCTCGGTGAGAATCTCGGAAGCCCCGAGCTACCAGCAGACGGTGCTGACGTATGATCCGAACTCAAGCGGAGCGCTCTCCTATCTGGAAGCAGCTGCTGAGATCGCCGAGCGCAGCTGA
- the rsmG gene encoding 16S rRNA (guanine(527)-N(7))-methyltransferase RsmG translates to MSPIQDESAQDLENALEVSAADATLTDGEREAAQRIFGDRLPLAERYVEHLATSGIERGLLGPREVPRLWSRHVLNCAVIESCIAEHAVVADVGSGAGLPGLCLAIARPDLKLTLIEPLERRCIWLQEVIDDLGLDNVVVWRGRAEAAVGLEDFTVVTARAVSALDKLARLTLPLLEGRGELVAIKGRSAQDEIDKAQKVLKKLGAVKTDIVVCGEDLLEESTTVVRVKVGKQN, encoded by the coding sequence ATGTCCCCCATCCAGGACGAGTCGGCACAGGACCTTGAGAACGCCCTTGAGGTGTCCGCAGCCGACGCCACGTTGACCGACGGAGAGCGGGAGGCTGCGCAGCGCATCTTCGGCGACCGTCTGCCGCTCGCCGAGCGCTATGTGGAACACCTGGCGACGTCGGGCATCGAACGCGGTCTCCTCGGCCCTCGCGAAGTCCCGCGTCTGTGGAGCCGCCATGTCCTCAACTGCGCGGTCATCGAATCCTGCATCGCCGAGCATGCCGTGGTCGCGGACGTCGGATCCGGCGCCGGCCTTCCCGGTCTCTGTCTCGCCATCGCACGGCCTGATCTGAAACTCACGCTGATCGAACCGCTGGAACGCCGCTGCATCTGGCTGCAGGAGGTCATTGACGATCTCGGGCTGGACAACGTGGTGGTGTGGCGCGGCCGGGCCGAGGCCGCCGTGGGACTCGAGGATTTCACCGTGGTGACCGCCCGGGCGGTGAGTGCGCTGGACAAGCTGGCACGCCTGACGCTGCCCCTCCTGGAAGGCCGTGGAGAACTCGTGGCGATCAAGGGCCGGAGCGCTCAGGATGAGATCGACAAGGCCCAGAAAGTGCTCAAGAAGCTGGGCGCCGTGAAGACGGACATCGTGGTGTGCGGCGAGGACCTCCTCGAGGAGTCCACGACGGTGGTCCGGGTGAAGGTCGGCAAGCAGAACTGA